DNA sequence from the Methanolobus psychrophilus R15 genome:
ATGCCAGAATCCACCATATAATCAAGTATGAGCTGGTTGCCAAGCTTTGTGGCATATTCAACAGCCTCCTGATGGGTTTCAAACTGCTTTCTTCCTTCCGGGGAAAATACCAGGATAGACCTCTGGGACTTTTCGTAGAATGATTTGACCAGTATCTCAATCCTCTTTATTCCCTTGCCAACCAGCGCTCCCACTGCATTGCCGACTTCAGCATGCTCAGGAACTATGATCTGTGCATCGATGAGATTCCCAAGTTCTTCAACATAAGCACGCACAGGCCCTCCGAGCAGGATCACCGGCACATTGACCTTGAACTGGGAATAATAATCGCCCCGGAGGATCTTCTCAATAGCCTGCCTTTCAACACCTTCGAACATGTATCCCATGAGGCTTAAAGCCATGTTTATAGCCACTTCTTCCTTGACTTTCCGGCAAAGTTCATATTCATCCATGGGAGTCAGTCTCGCAAGGATCTTAGCTCCTGTTATGGAAGCCTCGGTGTCCCACTCCGTATACTCGCCCAGCACATGGAGTGCGTCGGTGGGAGTAAAACCAATGGCCTGGACGAGCCTTTTCTGTATGAGGGAATCTATATGATCAGGAGATATCAGCCTGCCCAGCTTCCAGAAGATATCATTGATAGAAACAGGCTCTTCACCTATTATTGCCAGTATCTCCTTCTCATGATTGCCCAGGCCAATGCCCTCCTTCCCGGTCTTGACAAAGAACTTCGTAGGCTGGATGTTCTCTGCAAGCTGGAATCTGGAAGGGGTACGCCCTGACTTTAGTAATTCCTTAAAACCAGGGTATTTCACAGCAGCAAGACACAAAGGAACCACTCGCCGCGGTCCGATGTTGACACCCCTGTTCCTGATCCACACATGACTGTCTCCCCCCATTGCAGAGGTTTCCATGCGTATAGCCTTCACTTTTGTATGCCAGCCGCCGACCACTGCGCCGGTATCAACAAGCTGCGGAAAACCGCCATGTGTCAGTGATACATCGGTGCTTGTCCCACCCACATCGATCACAGCACATGTGTCACTCCTAGACAGGAAAGATGCACCCATAAGACTTGCAGCAGGCCCCGAAAAAACAGATTCTATGGGTTTTTCCAGTGCCTCCTCGATACCGATGACAGAACCATCACACTTGAGCATCATCAGCTTAGCATTGATTCCTCTTTTCCTGATATCGGACATGATGGCATCTATGAAATGGCGTGCAACAGGCAGCAATTGTGCATTGAGGTATGCCGTTACCCCTCTTTCATAAGCTCCCAGGTCCTGGGAGAGCTCATGGCCGCACACCACGGGCAGACCGGTCATTGCGTTGATCAGTTCCTTGGCCCGCAGTTCATGATCAGGATTCCTTATACTGAAATAGGAGGATACTGCAAATGCTGATACCCTGTCCCTGACTTTTAAAACGTACTCTTTGATAGCTTCGGTATCAAGCCTTTCATCCTCAGTGCCATTAAGATTGTGGCCTCCCTTTATCACTGCAAGCTCCTGGATTGGTGTACTTCCCGGAAGAGTGTGCTTGCCAATGAGGATAAGTGCTACAGGATACCCTGTCTTCTCAAGTATCGTATTGGTAGCAAGAGTAGTAGAAACAGAAACAAGCCTTACATCCCGGAGGTATTGCTCATCAAGGCCGTCAATAGCGTTCTCGATTCCCTTCAGAAGATCAGGATAAGTTGTCAGGGCCTTATTGGTATCAATAACTTCCCTGTCAGAGTTCCTAATGATCACTGCATCTGTATAAGTTCCACCGGCATCTATCCCAAGACTATAGTGCATCTTCTGTCACCCTTTACCTTCAATGATTCAAACATTCTTGTGTTCACTAGCATGACACGTTTACGAAAGATCAAAAGATAGTTATTCATGAATAGTAATATGCAGAAATCCAACTCCTTTACGGTTTACAAAGGAGTGTGGAGAGGATCCCTGCAGAGATATGCATAGCCTAGATGGATATAGACCGAACCATTGTAAAAGCTACTTGATATCCCATTTTAAACAATGCATAGTAGATATATATATTTTTCTATCACTAAAACATACACCATTATATAATTTGGGAATAATAATTATTTCATCAGCATTACAGATAACGTTTATTTTTTGAACTTACGTCAAAGTTTACAATAGATGTCCGGCAAAAACTATAAATATAAATTAATTTCACTTTGAATGCGATAACTAAATATACAGGGAAATTTCATCTGTGAAAGAAAATGAATAATAGCATAAAGGAGCTCCTGCAGGAATACCATTTATTCTCAAAAAGATGATAGGTTACCCAAGCTGAAACCAGGAACTCATCATTATAAGAGCGTTGTAACATTACAATACAGTTATAATTCTATTACACGTGTATTTTAAAGACAATAATCCATTAGAGATGTATAACTTCATCTTGCTTCACAGATAACAGTCTTAATAATCATACGAGCCACAAGAATGGAATGGAAAAACATTTCCTTAAAGGTCAAACTCATCCTGTATATTGTCGTAGGCACTTTGCTTGTACTCATAGCCAGCACCGCGATGACCATATCCACTGTTACTTCCCAGGAAGAAGATCTTGCATACAAACAGGCGACAGAGATGGCCAGGAACTATGCCAACAACTTCAACGGAGATATGGAGAAGAACAAGGCCATTGCAGAAACAATAGCTGTGAGCATGGGTAGCTATGACTCCATCAACCGAGAGGAAACAAATAGTATGCTATACAACCTGCTGGTGCATCATCCTCACCTTCTTGGCACTTATATAGCTTATGAACCGGATGCATTTGACGGACAGGACCATTTGTTTGTGAACTCTTCCGGACATGATGCAACAGGCAGGTTCATTCCCTACTGGAACAAGATCAACGGACCCATCCGCCTTGATCCTCTCCTGGAGTATGATACCCTTGATTACTATCAGTTACCAAAGAAAACAGAAAGTGATGTATTAACTGAGCCTTACTACTATGAAGGAGTATTCATTGTTAGTTACGTATCTCCAATCATAAAGAACGGTGAATTCGTAGGTATCGGAGGCGTGGACGTCTCCCTCAATTACCTGGATGATACGATCAGCACTGTGAAAGCTTTTGAGAGTGGTTATGCCTTCATGACCGGCAATACAGGCATACTCGTCTCGCATCCTTTTAATAAAGACTGGATAGGAGAAAAAACGCTGTACGATTTTGACATACCCGAGATATCAAGAGCAGCAGGTGATATCCGGGAAGGGAAAAGCGGTCATGTGAAAACCATTGACCCAAACACCGGAAAAACAGTCATCATGTTCTATGAGCCTATAAGGACAGGTAATTTCTCATTCATACTTGTCGTTCCTGAGGATGAAATATTTGCAGGTGTGACAACTCTCAGTGACAAGTTGCTGGAGATATCCCTTATATCCCTGATATTCATGGCAGGAGTATCATACCTGATAGCACTATCCTTTACCGAGCCAATAAAGAACATTGTCAGTGATTTTAAGAATATATCAGAGGATGCCGTTAGAGGAAAACTGGATTCAAGGGCCAAAACTGATGTCCAGAAGGATTTCAAGGAGATACCTATGGGCCTGAATGAGATCCTGGACTCTGTAATAGCCCCTGTGCGTGATACCATCCGCCTGACCAATGCACTGGCTAAGGGGGAGCTGGGTGAACGCTCCAATCTCAATGTCAAAGGAGAGTTCAGGCAACTTGCAAATACCCTCGATGACTTTGCCGAATCACTTGACACAATTATCAAGGACTCGAGTGAGGTATTATCGGCAGTACAGAATAACGATTTCTCCCGTCAGGTAAAGGTATACGGGGAAGGGGATTTCAGGATCCTGACAGAAGGCATCGAGAAGACTAGGGAAACACTCTCAGAGATGATACAGGAACGCGAAAAACTTGAAGAGATACGGAAAAAGGAGATACATCACAGGATAAAGAACAACCTTCAGGTAATTTCAAGCCTGCTTGACCTTGAGGCAGATAAGTTCACTGATGAAAGCGTCATTGAAGCTTTTAAAGAAAGCCAGAACCGCGTAATCTCCATGGCGCTGGTCCATGAAGAGCTCTACAGGTCACAGGATATGGAAAGTATAGATTTCTCGGATTATCTTATGAAGCTTGTAAATGAACTGTCATATTCGTATGTAATAGAAAAGGAAAGCATTAAGATCAAAACCGACGTTGAGACTGTATTTTTGGACATGGACACTGCCATTCCTCTGGGGATGATCGTGAACGAACTTATCTCAAATTCGTTCAAACATGCTTTCTCACCCGGGGAAAAGGGTGAGATCCATGTTAATCTCAGTCTTGACAACGGAAAGCTGATACTCGCAGTAGGGGACAATGGTACCGGTTTCCCTGAGCACATCAATTTCAGGGAAACTGATTCACTGGGACTGCAACTGGTCACAACCCTCATATCGCAGATAGGGGGCATCCTCGAACTTGAAAGAGATGGCGGTACAAGCTTCAGAATAACGTTGAACTGATGGAATTTACTGACAGATACTAAAGGTGATATCTTGGAAGACATAAAAATACTGGTTGTAGAAGATGAGAGCATCATTGCGCTCAACATCAAAAAGAAGCTCAAAAGCTTTGGTTATACCGTTCCAGCTATAGTTTCA
Encoded proteins:
- a CDS encoding hydantoinase; translated protein: MHYSLGIDAGGTYTDAVIIRNSDREVIDTNKALTTYPDLLKGIENAIDGLDEQYLRDVRLVSVSTTLATNTILEKTGYPVALILIGKHTLPGSTPIQELAVIKGGHNLNGTEDERLDTEAIKEYVLKVRDRVSAFAVSSYFSIRNPDHELRAKELINAMTGLPVVCGHELSQDLGAYERGVTAYLNAQLLPVARHFIDAIMSDIRKRGINAKLMMLKCDGSVIGIEEALEKPIESVFSGPAASLMGASFLSRSDTCAVIDVGGTSTDVSLTHGGFPQLVDTGAVVGGWHTKVKAIRMETSAMGGDSHVWIRNRGVNIGPRRVVPLCLAAVKYPGFKELLKSGRTPSRFQLAENIQPTKFFVKTGKEGIGLGNHEKEILAIIGEEPVSINDIFWKLGRLISPDHIDSLIQKRLVQAIGFTPTDALHVLGEYTEWDTEASITGAKILARLTPMDEYELCRKVKEEVAINMALSLMGYMFEGVERQAIEKILRGDYYSQFKVNVPVILLGGPVRAYVEELGNLIDAQIIVPEHAEVGNAVGALVGKGIKRIEILVKSFYEKSQRSILVFSPEGRKQFETHQEAVEYATKLGNQLILDYMVDSGIEYDDIDISVKSENLAMEDGSGSPIETRLVFLGVGVPKA
- a CDS encoding signal transduction histidine kinase gives rise to the protein MEWKNISLKVKLILYIVVGTLLVLIASTAMTISTVTSQEEDLAYKQATEMARNYANNFNGDMEKNKAIAETIAVSMGSYDSINREETNSMLYNLLVHHPHLLGTYIAYEPDAFDGQDHLFVNSSGHDATGRFIPYWNKINGPIRLDPLLEYDTLDYYQLPKKTESDVLTEPYYYEGVFIVSYVSPIIKNGEFVGIGGVDVSLNYLDDTISTVKAFESGYAFMTGNTGILVSHPFNKDWIGEKTLYDFDIPEISRAAGDIREGKSGHVKTIDPNTGKTVIMFYEPIRTGNFSFILVVPEDEIFAGVTTLSDKLLEISLISLIFMAGVSYLIALSFTEPIKNIVSDFKNISEDAVRGKLDSRAKTDVQKDFKEIPMGLNEILDSVIAPVRDTIRLTNALAKGELGERSNLNVKGEFRQLANTLDDFAESLDTIIKDSSEVLSAVQNNDFSRQVKVYGEGDFRILTEGIEKTRETLSEMIQEREKLEEIRKKEIHHRIKNNLQVISSLLDLEADKFTDESVIEAFKESQNRVISMALVHEELYRSQDMESIDFSDYLMKLVNELSYSYVIEKESIKIKTDVETVFLDMDTAIPLGMIVNELISNSFKHAFSPGEKGEIHVNLSLDNGKLILAVGDNGTGFPEHINFRETDSLGLQLVTTLISQIGGILELERDGGTSFRITLN